CGGTGGCGCTGCTCGCGCGGCTGCATCCGTTAGGCGTGGTGGGGACCGGGATCCTGTTCGGTGCGCTGGAGGCGGGCGCCGCGGCGATGCAGCGCGACGCGGGTGTGCCGTCGGTGCTCGCGTCGGTGGTGGAGGCGGCGATGATCCTGCTCGCGCTGCTCGCGACGTCGCGGGCCACGGGGCGGAGGGACTGACGCGGTGCCCGACTCGGCCCTCGGCGGCTTCCTCGAGGCGACCGTGCGCACCGCGACGCCGCTCGCGTACGCCGCGTTAGGCGAGGCGGTGGTGGAGCGCGCGGGGCTCATCAACATCGGCGTGGAGGGCGCGATCATCGCCGGGGCGTTGGCGGCGCTCGTCGGCGCCGGCGCGGCGGGGACGCTGGCAGGGTTCGCGGCCGCGGCGCTCGCCGGCGCCGCGATCGCCGCGGTGTTCGCCGTGTTCGCCGTGGCGCGCGGCAGCGACCAGATCATCACCGGCACCGCGGTGACGCTGTTGGGACTCGGCCTGACGGGCGCCCTGTATCGCATGCTGTACGGCGACGTCGGCGCGGCGCTGTCGACGCCGACCACGCCGCCGCGCGCGGTGCCGGGGCTCGCCGCGCTGCCGGTGGTGGGACGCGCGTTGTTCGCGCAGCCGCCCGCGACGTACGCGCTGTACGCGCTCGTGCCCGCGGTGTGGTGGTGGATGTACCGCACGCACGCGGGACTCGCGCTGCGCGCCGTGGGCGAGCGACCGGAGGCGGCGGAGGCGGCGGGGATCCGGGTGCGGCGCGTGCGATTCGGCGCCGTGCTGTTCGGCGGCGCGATGGGCGGCGTGGCCGGCGCGACGCTCGTGCTCGCGCAGGCGGGAACGTTCGCGGAAGGGATGAGCGCGGGGCGCGGCTTCATCGCGGTGGCGATCGTGGTGCTGGGGCGATGGCATCCGTTAGGCGTCGCCGCGGGTGCGCTGCTGTTCGGTGCGGCGAGCGCGCTCCAGTACCTGTTCCAGGCGATGGGCTGGGCGCTGCCGTATCAGCTCTTCCTCGCGCTGCCGTACGCGCTCACGCTCGTGGTGCTCGCGACGGCGGGCGCGCGTCGCGGTGCCGGGGCCGCGCCGGCCGCGCTCGGGCAGATCGCGCGAGAGGGGTGAGAGACGGGCGTCTCGCGCGGAGGCGCGGAGAACGCGGAGAACTGCCCTGGCTGCGTGAGTGAGCCGCAGCGGACGCAGAGGGCCGCAGCGCACACCGATGGGGCGAGGTGGCAGGCGAGTACTCCGGGGATCCAAGTGCGATTGCAAAGATCTCGAGATCCTCTTCATCGCCGTCGGATCCGCAGTCGTACTCGCCCAGCACCCCGAACCTGTGGTTCGATCGAAGAGGACGGTCCTCTGCGGCCCTCTGCGTCCGCCGCGGTTCGATTCCGGTACGTCACACGCGGCATTGCCGAGTGCAGCGGTGCTCGTAGGTTGGGATCACTCATGCCACGGACAGTCCTCTCCTTCACGCGCCGGGCGCGCTTCTCGGTGGGCGCGATCGCGTTCACGATCGCGCACGTCGTGCGCGCGCAGACGGTCGCCGTGACGGGCACGGTGTACGACAGCGTGAGCGGCGCGCCGCTCGCCGGGGCGCTCGTGCAGCTCGCCGCCGAGCGCGATCCGACGCGCGTGCTCAGCGCGGAAGCGGACTCGCTCGGACGCTACCGCATCACGGGCGTGAGCCCGGGACGGTATCTCGCGGGGTTCGTGCATCCCGCGCTCGACCTGCTCGGCCTCGACCCGTCGATGCACGTCGTGGACATCCCGGCGGACACGGCGCGGCGGCTCGACCTCGCGATTCCCGGCGGCACGCGGCTGCGCGCGGCGATCTGCGGGAGCACGGCGCGCGCCGACGACAGCACGGGCGCCATCGTGGGCCAGGTGCGCGACGCGGAGACCGACGCGCCGCTCGACTCGGCGCGCGTCGTCGTGACGTGGCAGGAGCTCGCGCTCGGCGACGGCGCGCGCGTGCATCTCGAGCGGCGTCGCATCCCCGCCGCCGTGCGGCCCGGCGGCTACTACGCGATCTGCGGGGTGCCGGCGGACGACCCGATCGTCGGCGGCGCGGAGGCGCCGGGGCGACGCGCAGGGCTGGTGGAGCTGCGCGTACCGGCGGGGCGCGTGCTGCGTCGCGATTTCCGGCTCGCCGATTCCGCCGCCGCGACGGTCGCCGCGGCGCCTAACGATTCGGCGCCGGATCCGGGCGCCGAGCGGCTGCGCGGGCACGCGACGCTGCGCGGCGTCGTGCGGCGCCCCGATGGCCGTCCGGCGTCGGGCGCGCGGGTGCTGCTGCTCGGCACCGACCGGCGCGCCGATGCGGGCGACGACGGCCGCTTCGTGCTCGAAGGGCTGCCGTCGGGGACATTCTCGGTCGAGGCGCGCGCGTTAGGCTTCGACGCGCGGCGCGTGCCGGTGGAGCTGTCGAGCCGACGCGCGAGCGACGCGGAGATCGTGCTCGGCAGCCGCGTCACGACGCTCGAGACGGTGCGCGTGATGGGCGCGCCCACGCGCTCGTCGCGCGCGCGCGCCTGGCGTTCTTCGAGCGACAGCGGCGGAGCGCCGCGGGGCACTTCCTGTCCGCGGACGACATGGCGAAGTCGGCCCCGGTGGACGCGACCGACGCGCTGCGTCGCATGCCGGGTGTGGAGATCCTGCCGCGCCGTTATGGCGCGATCAACGCCATGAGCGGCTCGAAGCGGCTGTTCATCCACGGCGGCATGGGCGGCACGCTGTGCAAGCCGGACGTCTACATCGACGGGATGCTCGTCATGGACGCCGCCGAGGA
This DNA window, taken from Gemmatirosa kalamazoonensis, encodes the following:
- a CDS encoding ABC transporter permease; the encoded protein is MPDSALGGFLEATVRTATPLAYAALGEAVVERAGLINIGVEGAIIAGALAALVGAGAAGTLAGFAAAALAGAAIAAVFAVFAVARGSDQIITGTAVTLLGLGLTGALYRMLYGDVGAALSTPTTPPRAVPGLAALPVVGRALFAQPPATYALYALVPAVWWWMYRTHAGLALRAVGERPEAAEAAGIRVRRVRFGAVLFGGAMGGVAGATLVLAQAGTFAEGMSAGRGFIAVAIVVLGRWHPLGVAAGALLFGAASALQYLFQAMGWALPYQLFLALPYALTLVVLATAGARRGAGAAPAALGQIAREG
- a CDS encoding carboxypeptidase-like regulatory domain-containing protein; the encoded protein is MPRTVLSFTRRARFSVGAIAFTIAHVVRAQTVAVTGTVYDSVSGAPLAGALVQLAAERDPTRVLSAEADSLGRYRITGVSPGRYLAGFVHPALDLLGLDPSMHVVDIPADTARRLDLAIPGGTRLRAAICGSTARADDSTGAIVGQVRDAETDAPLDSARVVVTWQELALGDGARVHLERRRIPAAVRPGGYYAICGVPADDPIVGGAEAPGRRAGLVELRVPAGRVLRRDFRLADSAAATVAAAPNDSAPDPGAERLRGHATLRGVVRRPDGRPASGARVLLLGTDRRADAGDDGRFVLEGLPSGTFSVEARALGFDARRVPVELSSRRASDAEIVLGSRVTTLETVRVMGAPTRSSRARAWRSSSDSGGAPRGTSCPRTTWRSRPRWTRPTRCVACRVWRSCRAVMARSTP